The following nucleotide sequence is from Nocardioides daedukensis.
GTCACCGCCGAGGACGTCTACTGGAATGCGGCCGACCCGGGTTGGGCCTACGGCCTCTACTACGGCATCGCCGCGCCGCTGGCCGCCGGGCGCCGCAACGTCCTGCTGCAGGCGAAGTTCACCCCGGAGACCACGTGGAAGGTGATCCAGGAGCTCGGCGTCACCAACCTCGCCGCGGCGCCGACCGTCTTCCGCTCGCTTCGCAGCGCCGAGACGCCGGCGCCCGAGGGTCTCGAGCTGCGCCGGATCTCCAGTGCTGGCGAGCCGCTGAACCCCGACGTCGTGAACTGGGGCGCCGACGTGCTGGGCGCGCCGATCCACGACACCTATGGCCAGACCGAGCTCGGCATGTCCATCGTCAATGGCTGGCACCCCGACGTCGCCGGCGAGATGCGGCACGGGTCGATGGGTCGGGCAATGCCCGGGTGGACCGCGACCGTGCTGAAGGACGACGCGGACGAGGTCGCTGCTCCCGGTGAGCTCGGCCGCGTGGTCATTGACCTGGCGAACAGCCCGCTGATGTGGTTCACCGGTTATGTCGACGCTCCGGAGAAGACCGCCGAGAGGTTCAGCGCCGACGGCCGCTGGTACTACACCGGTGATGCCGGGACGATGGATGAGGACGGCTATCTCTTCTTCTCCGCCCGCGATGACGACGTAATCATCATGGCTGGCTACCGGATCGGCCCGTTCGAGGTCGAGAGTGTGCTGGTCGGCGACACGCGGGTCCAGGAGGCCGCCGTGGTCGGAGTCCCCGACGAGTTGCGCGGCGAGGTGCTCGAGGCATTCGTCGTGCTCGCACCCGGTCAGGAGGGCGGTCCCGAGCTGGTCGAGTCGCTGAAGCAGCGCGTGAAGACCAAGCTCGCCGCGCACGCCTACCCGCGCCAGGTGCACATCATCGGCGAGCTGCCCAAGACCCCCTCGGGCAAGATCCAGCGGTTCCAGCTCCGCTCGCAGCGGGCTGCCGAGGTGGCTGCGAACCCCTCATGAGTGCATCGGGCGTACGACGTCCGGGTGCGGCCGGCATGGCGCGCATGGCCGGCGCGAGCAGACGACGGCGTACGGCCAGGCAGGCTGATCTCCTGGCCCGCCTCGTGGACCTGCTCGCGGCGGAGGGGTTCGCGGAGTTCACCCTCGACGACCTGGCCGCCCGGCTGCGGTGCTCCAAGACGACGCTCTATGCGCTGGCCCCATCGAAGCCCGAGCTCGTGGTCGCGGCAACGCGGGAGTTCTTCCGGGTGGCAACCGCTGCGGTCGAGGACGGCATCGCGGACGAGTCGGACCCGGCGCATCGCGTGGTGGCCTACCTGCGTGGGGTCGGTGTCGCGTTGACTCCGTTGTCCCGAGCGTTCATGGATGACCTCGCCCGGTTCGCACCAGCCCGCGAGGTCTATGAGCTGAACACCGGGTACGCCGCCGCGCGGATCCGCACCCTGATCGGTGCCGGCATCGCGGCCGGTGCGCTGCGCGAGGTCAACGCCGACTTCGTGGCCGAAATGGTCGCTGCGACGATGTTCGAGATCCAGCGCGGTGAGATGTTCGCGCGGCTTGAGCTGTCGGATGCGCAGGCGTATGCGGAGTTGGCGCGGTTCGTCACCGACGCGCTCGCGCTCTGAGTCCCCGACCCCTCGCGGAGTGTCGCTCTGACCCTCGCCGACCCGTCGCAGACTTTCATTCGGCGCAATCGCGGCGACGCCCGGTGTGTCCAGGACGCGTAGTTGATCACGTGGTCGACCACGTAGTTGTGCGGATCCGTACACACACTCCTCCGGGACATTGTGATGTGCGTCATACGTCACGCACCGGGCCCTACGCCCGGAGGAGAAAGGGCCACCCATGACCGCCGTACTCAATGAACCCACCACCTCCCCCAAGGTCGAGGACAGGACTCACCTCGAGCGCGCCAAGGCCGTCGCCGAGATCGTCGAGGCCGAGGCCAACGCCATCGAGGAAGGCGCAACGATCACCAAGCCCGTCTATGACGCGCTCGTCGAGAACCGCCTCTTCTGGATGGCCGTACCCAAGGAGCTTAACGGCATGGGCCTCGGCCTGGTCGAGAGCTTCGAGGTCATCGAGGAGCTCTCCCGCGCCGACGGTTCGACCGGGTGGGCGTTCATGGCCAACAGCCTGAGCACCTCCCTGGCCGCGGGCTTCCTCGCCCCCCAGGGCCAACAGGACCTCTTCGCCCACGACGTCCCGGGCATCACCGCCGGGATGATCCTCCCGACCGGATCGGGCAGGAAGGTCGAGGGCGGGTACGTCGTCACCGGCAACTATCAGTTCGCCTCCGGGTCCGCGCACGCATCGTGGATCGGGGCAGGGTTCGTGGTGAGCGACGAGGAGGGCAACCCGCTGACGACCCCGGAGGGCGGCCCGGTCTGCCGCACCGCCTTCGTCCCCCGCGACGAGGCGGAGTTCCGCGGCAACTGGAACGTGTGGGGCTTGGTCGGCACCGGCTCCTATGACTATGGACTCACCGAGGTGTTCATCCCCGAGGAGCACTGCTTCGACACGTTCACGACCGAGGCAGTCCGCTCCGAGCCGCTGTTCCGGTTCGGGCTGCTCGGCATCGGTGTCGGTGGCCACGCTCCGGTCGCCCTCGGCATCGCCCGCCGTGCCCTCGACGAGATCGTCAAGGTCGCCACAGTCAAGGGTCGTGTCGGCTACCCAACCGTCATCGCCGACTCGGAGATCTTCAAGCTCGAATTCGCCAAGACCGAGGCGCTCTATCGCGCCGCTCGCGCGTATGTCTATGAGGTGCACCGCGAGGCCGAGGACTGGGTCAACGCCGGCAACCCCCTGACCGAACTGCACAACGCCCGCCTGCGCCAGTCGATCACCTGGGTCCAGGAGGTCACCGCGACCGTCACCAACTTCGCGCACCGCTGGGGAGGCAGCCAGTCCTTCCGCAACCCGACCGCTCTGGGTCGGGCCACCCGCGACGCCGCGGTGGCGACGCAGCACCTGCTCGTCGACCCGATGTCGATGGTCGACGCTGCCGGCGCGATCATGGGCGAGTACGGCAACGGCCGCAGCTGACGCGCGAAGTGTCGATCCTTGCGCCTCGAGAGCTCAGTTGTTGATGAGCGAGAGCGCAAGGATCGACACCTCAGGCATCAACAGGTGACACTTCGCGCATCAAGAACTGACAGCTCGTGGTCAGGTGAGGGTGCCCGGGATCTGGGTGCGGCTGGTCAGGCACAGCTTCTGCAGCACGTGCTCGACATGCCCCTCGATGGTCCGGGGTGAGAGCACCAGCCTCGCCGCGATCTCCTTGTTGGACAGGCCCTTGGCGACCAGCCCGGCCACCTCCCTCTCTCGGGGTGTGAGCATCGCGAGGGTGTCGGCCACGGCCGCCGACTCGGGCAGCACGACGCTCTCGTCCAGCGCGAAGGCGATCACGTCCGAGACCGACATCGCTGCACCCTCGGCGTGCAGCTCGTCGTAGCGGTCTGCGCCGAGCTGTTCCCTGGCCAGTGACGAATAGCGCTCGCGTACGTCGACCCAGTGGTGGGAGCCGTAGAGCTGTCGGCCGAACGCGCCCCACAGGTTCGAGGCAGAACCGACCAGGAGGGCCGCTCGCTCCGTCTCCCCGAGAACCGCCTCGGTCCAGCCGAGCAGGTCGATGATCAGCGTCGCTCCGATTTCGTCGTCGAAGTCGCGGATCAGGGTGAGACCACCCAGCGCCATCTGGTGCGCGCGCTCGGCGTCCCCGTTGAGCAGCTCGACTGCGCCGAGCCCGAAGTCGGCGTAGGCCTTGAACCACCGCTCACCTGTGGCGCCGGAGCGCTCGTGCACCTCGCGGTAGTGCTGCTCGGACAACTCGGCCTGGCCTGTGAAGGCATAGAGCATGCCCAGGTGTACGTCGAGTGCCGAGCGCAGCCCGCCGCGTGGTTCGTTGGCCCGGTAGCGGGAGAGCGCCTCGAGAAGCAAGGGTTCCGCGGCGGGGAAGTCCCCGGCGAAGTACTCGCGCAGGCCCCGGGTGTGTTCGACGAAGTCAGCAGTCGCCGCATCGCCGGTGAGGGCTGCGATGCGCTCAGCCTCGGTCAGTGACGCGCCCGCACCGTCACGATCTCCCTGCAGGGTCTGGACCAGGGCCAGGGTGGCCAGTGCCTGGCCACGCACCTCGGAGTCCGCGTCCACGCGCTCGACGGCGCGGTCCAGCCAGAGTCGATGCTCGCGCACGGACGCGCCACCGGCCCACAGGAACCATGGCTCGGCGACCACCTGGGCAGCGGTGCGGCGTACGTCCTGGCAGGTCGACTCGTCGAGCGCCCAGTGCAGCGCCTTGCGCACGTTGGCACGGTTGGCGCGGAACCAGCCGTTGATGCGGCGCTGATCCGGGCCGGGCCACGCGACGACGAGCTCACGCACCTTGGCCAGGGTCCAGGCGAGCAGGCGTTCATGGAGGCCATCGAGCGCGTCCTCGCTCAGGTGGCTCTGGCCGTACTCGCGGATCGTCTCGAGCATCCGGAACCGGACCGAGGACTCGTGCTCCTCGCGCAGCAGAATCGACTTGCTTACCAGCGCCATGATCGCGTCGAGGATCCGCGGGGAGGTCAGTTCGTCGTTCGCGCAGATCTCCTCGGCCATGGCCAGGTCGAAGCCACCGGCGAAGACCGAGGCCCGGGACCAGAGAAGCTGCTGCTCCGCGGTGCAGTGGTCGTGGCTCCAGTCCAGAGTCGCGATCAGGCTCTGGTGTCGGGAAGGTGCGGCCCGGTTGCCCGTGGTCAGGAGGTCGAGGCGGTGGTCGAGCCGGTCGGCGAGCTCGGAGACCGAGAGCACCGGGAGCCGGGCGCAGGCCAGCTCGATGGCCAGGGGTAGTCCGTCCAGGCGCTCGCAGACACGGCGTACTGCTTCCCGATTGGAGTCGTCAATCCGGAACCCGCTCAGCACCGCGTCCGCGCGGCTCTCGAACAGGGCCGTCGCGGAGTCGAGTGGGTCATGACCGGGGGCGTCCGTGTCGGGCATCGGGAGCGAGCCGAGTGGGAGGACGAACTCTTCCGGAAGAGCCAGGACCTCCCTGCTGGTGACGATGATCGCCAATCCGGTGGTGGCCTGCAGCAGGGTGTGGACCAGGCCTGCCACGGCGTCGACGAGGTGCTCGCAGTTGTCGAGTACGAGCAGCATGCGTCGATCGCCAAGGTGGTCGATGAGGGCGGCCTCGGCGGTGGCGCCCTGCTGGTCCCGACCTGCGAGGTTGAGACCTTCGAGCACGGTCTGTGCGATCAGTTCGGGGCTGCGCAGAGAAGCGAGTTCGACGAAGCGGACGCCGTCACTGAAGGCGCGGCGTACCTCTTGGGCGGTGTGTGTCGCCAGACGCGTCTTGCCCATGCCGCCGGGACCGGTGATGGTGACCAACCGGTGCTCTCCGAGCAGTCCGCGCAACCGCGCGATCTCGGGGCGGCGGCCGATGAAGGTCGTGGAGAAGTGGGGCAGCGTCGGAGTGCCCGGCGCGGTCAGCTGGCGACCTTGTGCCGGATCCGGGAGTACGTCGGCCGCCAGCTCCTCGCGGGCGCGGGCCACCGCACGGGCCAGTGTCGAGGATGCGTGCTCCCAGCCAATGGTGTCCTTGATCGCCTGGACGGTGATCTCCGGATCCGTGCTGAGGAGTTCCTTGATGGAATCGGAATGGGCGTCGTAGAGGGTGCTCCGGGTGCCGCGGCGGTCATCGGGAGGAGCGGAGAGTTGGAGCGCGCGGCGAATTGTGTTGCGCGAAAAGCCGGTGCGACGGGATATTCCCTTGATGGTCTCTCCGGACGCGTGAAGCGTGCGAATTCGCTCCCACTCGTCTGAATTCATTCTAGGACTCCTGTACGCGCATAAATCACCATGATCTGGATCACTATTGGGTACGGGTCCGGCGTTGTCAATCAAGGGGGTCAACTTCGGTACTGGGGTGTCACGCCGTTCGTCGGATGTGACTCCGAGCCGTTGTTCTGCCGCTGATTCGAGTCTGTCGAGGGGGTCAACGACATCGCGTGGTCGACCACGTGGTTGCCCGGTTCAAGCATCGAACAGGGTCGGGCAAAGTGGCCTGTGTCACGTCAGGTGGCGGAGGTCAAGAAGAATCCAATTCAACGCAGAACGCCTATTTCGCTGACGACGGTTCTTTCAATTCTTTTGAGGAGATCAATCATGGCCAGCAGTAATATCGACGCCCTGAAGAATGCATTCGCTGCCGCAGACGCCGGTGACGCCGGTCCGTTGGTTGCGCTCTATGACGACAACCTCTCCTGGGCCGGCTTCACCCTCGAGGGCACCCAGACGGTCTACACCAAGGGCTCGTTCCTCGAGGCCTTCGGCGTGCTCGCCAAGCTTGATGAGTCGGCCAACGAGGTGCTGGAGGCGACCGAGACCCCGGAGGGCATCGTGACCGCCACCCTGCGTCTCTACCGGCGCCTCGGGGACAAGTCCCTGGACGTGCAGGGCGTCTTCACCCACCGCTTCGTCGACGGCAAGGTCACTCACGGCTCGGATGTCGTGCCGGCGGAGTTCGAGAAGTTCTGGGCCGAGACCGGTCTGTCTGCCTGACCCCTGTCTCCTCGGGCCTGTCGGCGGCCGCTGACTGGCCCGGGGCCTCCACCCCACCCACCAGATCACCCTTCGGAGATCGAGATGACACTCATGGCCACCCCGCGCAGCGCTACCTCGGCTGCCCTCGGTCGAGCAGTCCGCCCCACGCACTCGACCATGCAATGCACCCCCTTCCGTGATGTCATGGCCCACATGGCCGCGCCGGTCTCGGTGATCACCGCCGCCCGGGATGGCGTCGGCAGCGGCGCGACGGTGAGTGCGTTGATGTCGCTCTCGATGACCCCCGAGATGCTGGTGGTGGCGCTGGACCGCACCTCGGCGACACTCGAGGTGATCCGCAACTCGCGTCGCTTCGGCGTGAACATCCTGGCCGTCGACCAGCTGGATCTCGCCATGCACTTCGCCTCGAAGGTGCCGGAGAAGTTCGCCGACCTGGCCTGGCACCTCGAGTCCGGCGTCCCTCGTCTGGCCGGTGTCTCCGGGTGGGTCCGCTGCACCGTCGAGCGGATCCAGCCTGGCGGCGACCACGTGCTCGTCTCAGGCCTCGTCGAGACCGCGCACCACGACCCCGCGCAGTCGCCGATGACCTATCACGGGCGGACCTTCGGCACCCACGCACCGCGGTGACCAGCGTGCACGGGGTCGGTCTCCCCGAGGACGTGGTGGCCGCTCGGCAGCAACGCCTCGGCGACCTGCCACGCCGGGCAGCACGGCGTACGCCGTCAAGGCTGGCGCTCGTCGACGGCCCGGTGCGGCTGAGCTTCGCCGAACTCGACGAATACGTCGACCGCGTGTCCAGCGCGATGGCCGGGGTCGGCCTGGGTCGGGGCGATGTCCTCGCGCTGCTCAGCCACAACTGCTGGCAGTTCCCGGTGATCGCGTTCGCCGCGGCCCGTCGCGGGATCGTCCTGGTGCCGGTGAACTTCATGCTCGGTGCCGAGGAGATCGGCTACATCCTCGAGCACAGTGGCGCTGTCGCCCTGGTGGCGGAGGATGCGTTGGTGCCGGTCGCCCAGGAGGCGCTCTCACCGATCGCGTTGTCGCAGCAGGTTCGGGTGCGGGTGCGCCTCGACCTCGATCCCGGCGTGCCCCTCGTGGGCGCCTGGCATCCGGCGGCGACCTGGCTTGACCACGACGCGACCGGGTTGCCTGACGTGGAGCTGGCCGACGACGAACCGATCCGGATCATGTACACCTCCGGCACGGAGTCCCGGCCCAAGGGCGCCCTGCTGAGCAGTCGGTCGTTGATGTGGCAATACACCAGCTGCATCTCCACGGGCGGGATGGAGTCCTCGGACGTGGAGCTGCACTCGATGCCCCTTTATCACTGCGCCCAGCTCGACAATTTCCTCTCCACCGACATCTATCTGGGCGCTACGAGCGTGATCCTGCGTCGACCCGACCCGACGGTGATCCTCGAGACCATCGAGCGCGAGCGGATCACCAACCTGTTCCTGCCCCCGACGGTGTGGATCAGTCTGCTGGCCGCGCCCACGTTCGCAACGACGGACCTCTCCAGCCTGCGCAAGGGCTACTACGGTGCCTCGGCGATGCCGCGCGAGGTCCTGCGTGAGCTGACCTCCCGGGCGCCGGACCTGCGTCTGTGGAACTTCTATGGCCAGACCGAGATGGCGTCCCTGGCCACGGCCCTGCCGCCGGAGGAGCAGTTCACCCATGGTGGGTCGGCCGGATTTCCGGCGCTCAACGTAGAGACCCGCATCGTTGACGACGAGGATCGGGACGTCCCCGCAGGTGAGGTGGGGGAGATCGTCCACCGCAGCCCGCATCTGGTGCTCGGCTATCTCAACGACCCCGAGAAGACCGCCGAGGCATTCCGCGGGGGCTGGTTCCACTCGGGCGACCTGGGGTACGTCGACCCCGACGGCCGGCTCTATGTGGTGGACCGCAAGAAGGACATGATCAAGTCGGGTGGCGAGAATGTGTCGAGCCGAGAGGTCGAGGAGGTCCTCTTCGAGCATCCCGACGTTGCCGAGGTGGCGGTCTTCGGTGTCGATCACCCGCGGTGGGTCGAGGCGGTCACCGCTGCGGTGGTGCCGCGTCCGGGCGCCACGTTGGAGCCGGATGATCTGATCGGCTTCGCCCGCGGGCGATTGGCCGGCTTCAAGTGCCCGAAGTACGTCGTGGTCCTCGACGCGCTGCCGAAGAACCCCAGCGGCAAGATCCTCAAGCGGGACCTGCGGGAGGAGCATCGCGCGTTGGTGTGAGCCTCTTTGTGCGCGCGTCGGAGGAATGGAATGGGGGCCGTCGGGGTTGTCGACGTCGTGAACCTCCAGGACTCCCGCCGCATCTCTATCCTGCTGGGCGTCCTGTTCGGCCTCACCGGCATGGGTTCCGCCTCGGCGGCCATCGCCGTACCGCTTCTTGCCGAGGACCTGGAGACCACTGTCGGTCTGGGCACCTGGACGATCACCCTCTATGCCTTGATGCTCGCCGTGGCGACGCCGATCTATGGCCGGGTCGCAGACCTGGTCGGGGTGCGGCTGCCGCTGATGGTCGGCGTCGGACTGATGACCGCCGGTGCCGTGCTCTCCGCGGCCGCCCCCAGCTTCGAAGCCCTGCTGGTCGCTCGGGTGATCCAGGGTGCCGGAGCAGCCGCAATCCCGACCCTCGGTGTCACGGTGCTCTCGGCCCGCTATGACGGGCCGGTGCGTGGGCTTGCGCTCGGCCGCCTGGCCGGTGTCGCGGCCGCGTTGTCCTGTCTCGGCCCGCTGCTCGGCGGCCTCGTCGAGGCACAGCTCGGGTGGCGCGCGGTGATGGCGTTGCCGATCTTCGGCCTGCTGATCCTGCCGTTCGTGTGGCGTGCGCTGCACGGGGGCGGCACGCGAGCGAAGCTCGACATCGTCGGTGCGGTGCTGGTCGCGGGGACCTCGGCCGGACTGGTGCTGCTGATCCAGTCACCGTCGACCGGGTGGATCGTGGCCCTGGCCGGTGTCCTGCTGCTGGTGCTGGGCGTGCCGGCGGTGACGATGCAGGTACGTCGTCGCCCACAGGGCTTCCTGCCGCACGAGGTGATCACGAACTCCGTGGTGATCCGCAGTGCGATCGCCGCCGCCGCCGTGCCAGCTGCCTGGTTCGGCATCCTGATCGCGGTGCCGGCCGTGATGATCGGTCACGGTTGGGAGGCTTGGGAGGTGGGCCTGCTGCTGGCGCCGAGCGCCGTGGTCGGCCTCGTCGTACCGCGGATCGCGGGACCGTTCCTCAATAAGTACGGCGCCGCGCGCGCCCTCGCATTCGCCGGGGTGAACGCCGCGGTGTCGATGCTGGTCGCTTCGATTGGCGCCGAGAACGAGTCCGCCTGGGCCCTGGCCGTGGCCGTGCTCTTCACGACGATCTCGTTCGGTGTCGGTCAGCCGGCGCTGATGGCGTCCGTCGGTGACGCGGTCCACGTGGACGTGCGCGGAGTTGCCCTCGGTGTCGCGACCCTGCTGTTCCTGGTCGGCGGGTCCGTCGGATCGGCGGTCGTCGGCGGGCTGGGCGATGTCTACGGGATGCCGCGTTCGCTGCTTGTCCTGGCGGTGCTGCCGGTGCTCGGGATCGTGGCGCTGGTGCCGATGTTGAGGTCTGCGGCGCCTGCCGTGCGCTGATGTCCCCCGCGCTGACCCGTCGTTTGCGCGCTGACCCGCCGTTTGCGCGTCGACCCGTCGCTTGTTCACCTTCTGACCGAAGCCGACCCGTCGCTTGTTCACGTTCTGAAGCCATCAGAATGTGAATTGACGACGGGTCGGCGGGGGTCAGGATGTGAATTCACGACGGGTCAGCGTCAGGTCGGCCGCGTCGCTCAGGTCATGTGCTGGTCGCGGGGGATCTCGATGAAGGTGGCCTGGGCCTCGGCGGTCCGCTGGCCGGCGTGCGCAATCCACGACTCGGCGGTCGTCTTGCGGCCGGTCTGGTCGAGGATCCGGGCATGCAGCTCCAAGGGTTGCCGCAGCGGTGTCCTGTTGAGGTAGCGCACGGTGAGCGTCCCCGTGACGGAGGGTTTCAGGGTTGCCTGGACCAGGAGTCCGAACAGTGAGTCGAAGAGCCAGCTGATCGTTCCTCCGTGGACCGAGTCGGGAGGACCCTCGAACAGTGGGCCCAGGGCGACGGTGCCGCGGAGCGCGTCCCCTTCGAACGTGACCTCGAGCGGGACCGCGGCAGGGTTGCTCGCGGCATAGGTGAAGGCTTGGCCGGTCGCCCGTGCCACGGAAGGCTCCTCATAGGAGAGCCGATCGACCCGCTGGGTGGAGTGCTGGGACAGCACCCGGCTGGCCTCGTCAACGAGGGTTCGCGCCCTGTCCAGCTCAGCACCGGTCACGGTCGTCAGGCCGGTGCACAGCATGAGCTCACGCACTGCCTCGGCGAGTTCACGCTGGTCGGCTCCAGTGATGTCGCGCGGGTCCCGGCTCGGTTCCAGCATGCGCGATCACGCACCCGTGGGCGTCGTGGGACCCATCTCAGAGCGCTCCGATGGCCACGACCTCGACGAGCGCACCGGGCACCGTCAGACCGGTGACCCCGACGATCGTGGTGGGCACTGCGGGCAGTCCCGACTCACGCGAGGCGCGACCCATGCCCCGGTAGACCTGCGGTGCGAGGTCCGGAGTGAGCCCCACGACGAAGAGCTGGAGGTGCACGATGGCTGTCGCCGATCCGCCGGCGCCCTCGACTGCCCGGATCGCGTTCAGCACGGCCACCCTGGCCTGCTCGATCAGCTCGACGCCCTCTGCCGTGGCCTCTGCTCCGACGCCAGCGTTATCGGCAGCGCCATCGGCAGCGTCATCGGCGGGGGCGCTCTCGGGTGTCCAGGTCTGCCCGGAGGTGTGGATCAGCGTCCCGCGCACCAACGCCGCGTGCCGATAGCCGGCGGGTTCGGGGAGGGCGGGGTGGTCGGCGTACTCGACGGGGTTCACGGGGATCTCCTCGGTCATGGGTGGCAGTGGAAGGTGGCGCCAGCCAAACAATCAACTGTTCGGATCTGGGGTCTTGCAACCTTTCCGCGTCTTCTCGAATTCCTCACTTTACACGAGCGTAAAACGAGATTAGTATCGCCGATCGACAGCGTTGTGACCTGCAACACCGTCGTCTTCCATCCCCTCTCGGGCGGGCCAAGTGAGGAAAAAATGAAACTGTTCAAGACGAAGTTCCAGACCGGGCTCGTTGCTCTCGGCCTGGTCGCAATGGCTGGCCTGGCCGCCTGCGGTGCCGATGAAGGCGAGGTTGTCGCCGACGACGGGTCGGTCACCATCGCGACCATCGCGCCGATGTCAGGCCCCTCGGCCGTCTATGGCGAGAGCCAGGTGGCGATGATCGAGCACCTCTTCGATGAGGCCAATGCCGACGGCGGCGTGGAGATCGCTGGTGAGAAGCACAAGCTCAAGCTGAAGGTCTACAACGACGAGGGCACGCCCCAAGGCGCCCAAGCCGTGGCGCGCGACGCCATGGACGAGGGCCGCAAGTTCGTCATCGGCCCGTTCAACTCCGGGTCGACCTCGGCGATCCAGTCGGAGATGGCCAAGTCGGACGCATTCTGGCTGCTCAACTCGGCCATCGTGGACGGACCGACCAAGAACCCCAACGTCTTCCGCACCGCCGCACGGATCCAGGCCTACAACCAGCCGACGATCGACTATCTCAAGGCCCACCCGGAGATCAAGCGGGTCGCCACGATCACCGACCAGACGCACACCGCGATGATGTCCTCGCAGGACCAGTTCGTGAAGGACATCGAGGCCCTCGGCCGCGAGGTCGTGATCGAGCAGTCGATGAAGCTGGGTGACACCGAGTTCCGTGCGCCCGTCTCCGAGGTCATCAAGTCCGACGTCGACCTCTACGTGCTCCGGGTCAACCCCACGGAGGCCGGCCTGATCACCAAGCAGATGGATGAGCTCGGTGGCACGGTCCAGCTGCAGTGGTCGGCCACGATCACCAACGCCGACACCAAGGTGATGTTCCCCGACACCTCGCTCATGGACGGCGTTCTGCGTGCGGCCCCGGCCACCAGCCTGGACACCCTGATCGTGCAGGGCAACGAGCGCGCCAAGGCCCTCGACGCCGAGCTCGGTGCCAAGTCCGGCGGATACGGCGCGTTCAACCACGACGCGGTCCAGATCCTCTTCAAGGCCTTCGCCAAGGCCGAGGACCCGAGTGTCGAGGCCGTGATCAAGGCGATGACCGAGCTCACCGCG
It contains:
- a CDS encoding MFS transporter — protein: MGAVGVVDVVNLQDSRRISILLGVLFGLTGMGSASAAIAVPLLAEDLETTVGLGTWTITLYALMLAVATPIYGRVADLVGVRLPLMVGVGLMTAGAVLSAAAPSFEALLVARVIQGAGAAAIPTLGVTVLSARYDGPVRGLALGRLAGVAAALSCLGPLLGGLVEAQLGWRAVMALPIFGLLILPFVWRALHGGGTRAKLDIVGAVLVAGTSAGLVLLIQSPSTGWIVALAGVLLLVLGVPAVTMQVRRRPQGFLPHEVITNSVVIRSAIAAAAVPAAWFGILIAVPAVMIGHGWEAWEVGLLLAPSAVVGLVVPRIAGPFLNKYGAARALAFAGVNAAVSMLVASIGAENESAWALAVAVLFTTISFGVGQPALMASVGDAVHVDVRGVALGVATLLFLVGGSVGSAVVGGLGDVYGMPRSLLVLAVLPVLGIVALVPMLRSAAPAVR
- a CDS encoding PaaI family thioesterase, which encodes MLEPSRDPRDITGADQRELAEAVRELMLCTGLTTVTGAELDRARTLVDEASRVLSQHSTQRVDRLSYEEPSVARATGQAFTYAASNPAAVPLEVTFEGDALRGTVALGPLFEGPPDSVHGGTISWLFDSLFGLLVQATLKPSVTGTLTVRYLNRTPLRQPLELHARILDQTGRKTTAESWIAHAGQRTAEAQATFIEIPRDQHMT
- a CDS encoding RidA family protein — its product is MTEEIPVNPVEYADHPALPEPAGYRHAALVRGTLIHTSGQTWTPESAPADDAADGAADNAGVGAEATAEGVELIEQARVAVLNAIRAVEGAGGSATAIVHLQLFVVGLTPDLAPQVYRGMGRASRESGLPAVPTTIVGVTGLTVPGALVEVVAIGAL
- a CDS encoding ABC transporter substrate-binding protein, producing the protein MKLFKTKFQTGLVALGLVAMAGLAACGADEGEVVADDGSVTIATIAPMSGPSAVYGESQVAMIEHLFDEANADGGVEIAGEKHKLKLKVYNDEGTPQGAQAVARDAMDEGRKFVIGPFNSGSTSAIQSEMAKSDAFWLLNSAIVDGPTKNPNVFRTAARIQAYNQPTIDYLKAHPEIKRVATITDQTHTAMMSSQDQFVKDIEALGREVVIEQSMKLGDTEFRAPVSEVIKSDVDLYVLRVNPTEAGLITKQMDELGGTVQLQWSATITNADTKVMFPDTSLMDGVLRAAPATSLDTLIVQGNERAKALDAELGAKSGGYGAFNHDAVQILFKAFAKAEDPSVEAVIKAMTELTAEDVADVTLNTYAGQDGGLVFKDREVDFKGEMAVYKDGTGWILAD